One genomic window of Ziziphus jujuba cultivar Dongzao chromosome 4, ASM3175591v1 includes the following:
- the LOC107417195 gene encoding uncharacterized protein LOC107417195 translates to MKFTDSPVIELPIRGSLLSLQQDNGSFHVGTSVWPCSLVLVKFAERWVPRDPNPNLDTNPYSQLLDFRGKRAVELGAGCGAAGMGLYLLGLRDLVVTDIAPVMPALKHNLKRNKPVLGKTLKHHVFYWNKPEQSDALQPPFNVVVATDVVYIEESVGPLVSAMEALLAEDGVVLLGYQLRSPEAHKLFWEMSERVFEIHKVPHEDLHPEYAYEEADVYVFKKKKKEEEENP, encoded by the coding sequence ATGAAGTTCACAGACTCGCCGGTGATCGAACTCCCGATCCGAGGTTCTCTTCTCTCCCTCCAGCAAGACAACGGGTCCTTCCACGTTGGCACCTCAGTCTGGCCCTGTTCCCTTGTCCTCGTCAAGTTCGCCGAGCGGTGGGTCCCACGCGACCCCAATCCCAATCTTGATACGAACCCTTATTCTCAGCTTCTCGACTTCCGCGGTAAGCGCGCAGTGGAGCTTGGAGCCGGATGCGGAGCCGCCGGCATGGGACTCTACCTACTGGGCTTGAGGGACCTTGTCGTCACCGATATCGCGCCGGTCATGCCCGCACTTAAACACAACCTCAAACGCAACAAGCCGGTACTTGGAAAAACACTGAAGCACCACGTTTTCTACTGGAACAAGCCCGAACAGAGTGATGCCCTCCAACCTCCGTTCAACGTCGTGGTGGCCACCGATGTGGTATACATTGAAGAGTCGGTGGGCCCACTGGTCTCCGCCATGGAAGCGCTCTTGGCCGAAGATGGCGTCGTTCTGCTGGGTTACCAGCTTCGGTCTCCGGAGGCACACAAACTGTTCTGGGAAATGTCGGAGAGAGTGTTCGAAATTCACAAGGTTCCGCACGAAGATCTGCACCCGGAGTATGCGTATGAGGAAGCCGACGTTTACGtattcaagaagaagaagaaggaggaggaggagaaccCATGA